The Carassius auratus strain Wakin chromosome 34, ASM336829v1, whole genome shotgun sequence genomic sequence TTTTTCCTCTTCACTCCAGTCACTTAGTGAACAACATGTTATTTACTGTTAAACCGCTCCACGCAGCGAACGCGCACTCCGAGCCGGGTCCATAAGAGAGTCTGACAGGATTAAAACTGATTGACAGCACAAGTTGAGCAAAAGTGAGAGTTTTTCTTCACAGCATATGAGAATGGCGAGTCCGCCGCCGACGGGAGGACAGCTGATTTCAAATATGACCGTGAAGAACAACAACCACGTTAAGAAATGCGGCTTATTGAGGAAACAGAAGCACGGACACAAGCGGTTTTTTGTGCTGAGGGAGCCGAGCGAGGGCTGTCGCGCCCGGCTGGAGTATTACGAGAGCGAGAAGAAATGGAAAAACAAGTCGGCTGCTAAACGGGTTATACCTTTGGACTCGTGCCTGAACATCAACAAGAGAGCCGATGCCAAACACAAACACCTGATCGCCCTTTACACCAAGGACGAGTATTTTGCCGTGGCTGCCGAAAACGAGCAGGAACAGGAGGACTGGTACTCGGTCTTAACGGATTTAATGAACGAGGGGAAAGTGAGCGACAGCTCCGCGAATAATTCGGCGTCATCCCTCGTCGGCTTTGATGAGGCAAACTACGGCGTGATAACGCCTGTCACCGCCACTTACAAGGAGGTTTGGCAGGTCAACTTAAAATCCAAAGGACTCGGACAGTGCAGGAACTTAACGGGCGTTTACAGGCTGTGTTTAAGCAGCCGGACGATCAGCTTCGTCAAACTCAACACGGAGGCGGCGTCGGTGATTTTACAGCTGATGAACATCCGCCGATGCGGACACTCGGACAGCTTCTTCTTCATCGAGGTGGGCCGGTCCGCGTCGATCGGACCCGGCGAGTTGTGGATGCAGGCGGATGACTCGGTGGTGGCGCAAAACATTCACGAGACTATTTTGCAGGCGATGAAAGCCATGAAAGAGATGTCAGAGTTCCGCCCGCGCAGCAAAAGCCAGTCCTCGGGTACTAACCCCATCTCTGTGCCCACCAGGCGGCACTTTAACAATCTCCCGCCGAGTCAAACCGGGCTGCAGCGGCGCTCGCGCACCGACAGCATGGCAGCGACGTCTCCCGTGACGAAACTGACGTCCTGTAGGTTCCGCACTGCGAGCGAGGGTGACGGAAATACAGGCAGCCCCATCAGCCCGTGCGTAAACAGGACGCATTTGAGCCGCTCCAACACAGTGACAGCTCGCCCATACAGAACATTCGAGTCGTCATCCCTGCAGCACAGCAGATCCATGTGCATGCCTGTGTCTCACTCCCCTCCATCTGCTGCCAGCCCTGTCAGCCTGTCCTGCAGCAGTAACATAGAAAGTGGCCCTCGCCCCTCCAGCAGCACTGCTTCCATTTCGGGCTCCCCAAGCGATGCTGGCTTTATCTCCTGCGATGAGTGTGGCTCCAGTCCGGGTGATATACGGCACCTTTTAGCAGCAAACCGAAGCAACACACCTGAGTCACTTGCTGACACACCCCCCTCAGAGGAGGGCAGCAACCTGCACGGATACATGATTATGGAGAGGCCAAACAGCCGTGGACGGCGGAGCGTCCGGGCAGCAGCTGAGGAAGGCAAAGGAGATTTGGAGAATGCTTACAGGAAGAGGACACACTCTCTCACCATGCCTTACCAGAAGAGGGTGCCATCACAAGTGTCCTCAGGTTCACTGGATGAATACACACTCATGAGAGCCACTTACAGAACTGGAGGCCATTCGGGGCGCAGCTCTCACACCGCATCCCCAAAGGTCACATATCCTGAGGATTACGGGGACATTGAAATCGGATGGTTACTGAAAAGTTCCAGCAGTAATCTGGGTGACGATGGCTACATGCCAATGACGCCAGGTGTGGCTCCACAAGGGGGGAAGGCTGACAACTACATGCCTATGAGCCCAATGTGCGTTTCTGCTCCGAAGCAGATAATCAACCCCAGGACGCACCCCCTCACTATAGCTAATGGTTACAGAACCAATTCCCCCAGCAGCTGTTCTCTGGATGACAGTGGCTACATAAGGATGCTGTGCGGCACTAAACTCTCCATCGACAGCTCTGATGGGAAACTGACGAATGGTGAATACCTCAACATGTCCCCTATAGATTCGGTCACGCCACCAGATTACTACCTGAGCCCTGTGGGTATGGAGCAGTCACCCTGTCTCCGACAGCTTCACTCGTTTAACTCTCTGCCCCATTGTCAGAGGCCCCAGCAGGTTCTAAAGGATGGGGACAATGATCAGTATGTTGTCATGAATCCTCAAAGTCACAGGATAACAGAGGAGTCAGTAAGCACAGCATCCACCCCTGCCCCATCACCTCTAAGACAAAGCCGCACAGACAGTCTCATCCTCCGGCACAGGATGAGCCGGCCCACCCGCCTCTCCCTGGACATGTTCCAAACATTGCCTAGCATGAATGAGCATCCTCTCCCCTCTGAGCCAAAAAGTCCTGGCGAGTACATAGACATAGACTTTGGACATGTTGCTGAAAGTTGCACTCCCCCCTCCACTGCTTCCTCCGTGAGCCCAGCCTCATCTCTCGGATCATCCGCTGATCACAGGACGTCCCCCCTCTCTGATTACATGAACATTGATGTGAGTTCGCTATCACCCAAATCTGGAAACGCTGCTCCATCTAATCGTTTGGAGCCGTTTCCAAAGCTCACATCCTGCCCCGCCCACCCTGAGGAAGAGGTGGAAGATGAAAGGTACCACCTCACTGCACAGGTGGCACCAGCGGGCACGGTTGACAGAGCTAAAGACGATTACACAGAGATGACGTTCGGCGTGCCTGCTTCCCCTCTGCAGCCTGTCACGCAGCCCTCCGAAGGTGTCCAGACCATCAACCCATCCTCTTGCTTGCAGAGGCTGACCctggaagagactgtgggagTGCCTGCCGTTGAGGCTTTTCTGCTGCATGGCACCACTCTGGCCTTGGTGGACCCTGACCGAGGGGCCAAGGTGATTCGTGCCGAC encodes the following:
- the LOC113053641 gene encoding insulin receptor substrate 2-like; this encodes MRMASPPPTGGQLISNMTVKNNNHVKKCGLLRKQKHGHKRFFVLREPSEGCRARLEYYESEKKWKNKSAAKRVIPLDSCLNINKRADAKHKHLIALYTKDEYFAVAAENEQEQEDWYSVLTDLMNEGKVSDSSANNSASSLVGFDEANYGVITPVTATYKEVWQVNLKSKGLGQCRNLTGVYRLCLSSRTISFVKLNTEAASVILQLMNIRRCGHSDSFFFIEVGRSASIGPGELWMQADDSVVAQNIHETILQAMKAMKEMSEFRPRSKSQSSGTNPISVPTRRHFNNLPPSQTGLQRRSRTDSMAATSPVTKLTSCRFRTASEGDGNTGSPISPCVNRTHLSRSNTVTARPYRTFESSSLQHSRSMCMPVSHSPPSAASPVSLSCSSNIESGPRPSSSTASISGSPSDAGFISCDECGSSPGDIRHLLAANRSNTPESLADTPPSEEGSNLHGYMIMERPNSRGRRSVRAAAEEGKGDLENAYRKRTHSLTMPYQKRVPSQVSSGSLDEYTLMRATYRTGGHSGRSSHTASPKVTYPEDYGDIEIGWLLKSSSSNLGDDGYMPMTPGVAPQGGKADNYMPMSPMCVSAPKQIINPRTHPLTIANGYRTNSPSSCSLDDSGYIRMLCGTKLSIDSSDGKLTNGEYLNMSPIDSVTPPDYYLSPVGMEQSPCLRQLHSFNSLPHCQRPQQVLKDGDNDQYVVMNPQSHRITEESVSTASTPAPSPLRQSRTDSLILRHRMSRPTRLSLDMFQTLPSMNEHPLPSEPKSPGEYIDIDFGHVAESCTPPSTASSVSPASSLGSSADHRTSPLSDYMNIDVSSLSPKSGNAAPSNRLEPFPKLTSCPAHPEEEVEDERYHLTAQVAPAGTVDRAKDDYTEMTFGVPASPLQPVTQPSEGVQTINPSSCLQRLTLEETVGVPAVEAFLLHGTTLALVDPDRGAKVIRADPQGRRRHSSETFSSTTTVTPVFPSSAHDARRHGSASVENVSVSVRNSEGSDEEYNSPMCRETSTGFQNGLNYIALNLMDGGLTRCDSLVRFKATSCCKEGINGIHASPYARLGFKETATTVKD